taatacatagataataataataataataataataataatatacttatcagtaaaataagttataaaaatatataataatttaattatttataaaatatatttattttaatgtaattaaaaaaatttcaataatttttagaaatttaaatttttttttaaaaaaaggttcaACGAGAGGGGATAAACAAGGTAGGGTTGGgatattttgttgaaaaagttATCAAAACTATGAGTGGTATTGGAAGAGATCTCAagtatttaattatattctttATATCTAGGGGTTTAAATTGAACTTTCAactacaaaaattttatttgaatttgctTCTACAAAATTTTATAGGGTCAAATATTTTGCTTTTCATTATCAATATCTGCTTTAATATTAAACATTAATTGGCAATATTTGTAAGAAAAACTGTTTCTAAATATTTAGTCCACTCtaaaagcttttaaaaatatgcatttatattaaataccataaattaatgtcattatattaaattataaaaattttatttcaattctgTCAAAAGCTGACATGTAAGAATTCAAATGTTACACTTCAGCCTAATCTCAACTTTTCTAATGTCCAGTTAGTTTTCAACacctgtcttttttttttttttgactaaaTGTCAATTTTGttattagtttgaaaaatatttagtaGTGTACCCAAATTTccggtattaaaaaaaaaactctaaaaaactCTGTAATTTTTGGCAGTAGTGGTGTTGGGTTCATTGGTTCTAGGGCCACAAAGTTTGGGTAGATGGAAGATTAGATCTGAAATGAGCTAACGCAATTGTTGTTCACTGGCCTTCTCAAAGGGGGAAAAGAAGGAGATATGGCGGAGATTGCTGTCAACATCGTCATCGACAAGTTGCTCCCATTACTAGATCAAGAAGCCACACTATTGGGAGGCGTCCACACACAAGTTGAAGACATTAAAACAGAGCTACTATATATTCAAGCTTTCCTAATGGATGCAGATGCAGAGGTGGAGAAAGCAGATGTCAGCCAAGGCCTTAAAACTTGGATTCAAGACTTAAGGGAGACTGCTTATTCCATAGAAGATGTCATCGATGAATACTTGCTTCACTTGGAAAATCCAAGTGAACCGCATAGATTCATTGGTTTCCTCTGCAAAGTTGGTcacttgataaaaaaattgaaacaacgCCGTGAGGTAGCCTCCAAGATCCGTGATATCCAGAAAAAGGTTGTCAAACTCAAGGAAATAAGTTCAACTTACGGCTTCATTAGTTCAGTTCAGCCAGGATCTGGAGGCAGAAGTACAAGTGCGCCATGGCATGACCCTCGGGTGACTTCCCTTTTCATAGATGATGCTGAAATTGTTGGTATTGAAtctcaaaaaagaaaactcacAAGCCGGCTGGTGGAGGGAACTTCAAAACGGACTGTAATTTCAGTGGTTGGCATGGGCGGACTTGGCAAGACCACTCTTGCCAAGAAGGTATATGACAACAAGGAATTAGTGGGATACTTTGATTGCTCTGCTTGGATCACTGTGTCTCAGTCATTCAAGAAGGAAGAGCTACTGCTACTGCGGAACATGTCAAAGAAATTCTATCAATCAAGGAAGGAGGCAGTCCCTGAGGGTCTTGATACAACAGACGAGACGTCACTTATTACTCTAACCAGGGGATATTTACAAGATAAAAGGTATGTGGTTGTTTTTGATGATGTATGGAAACTAGATTTCTGGGGAATTATAAAATGTGTTTTACCAGAAAATGGAAAAGGGAGCAGGATAATAATCACAACCCGTAATGATGAGGTAGCTTCCTCTTGTATAGAATCTTCATTTGATTACATCCACAAACTGCAACCCCTGTCTCCAAAGAGTTCCTGGGAACTCTTTTGCAAGAAGACATTCCAGGGTGGATGTCCTCCAGATTTGGAGAAATTGTCTCTTGATATTGTCAAAAGATGTGGAGGATTGCCACTAGCGATTGTAGCAGTCGGTGGTGTTTTGTCAATAAAAGAGAAGCTTATCCCCGAATGGAAAAAATTTAGTGACAACCTAGGCTCTGAGTTACAAAGTAATTCACATCTTGAAAGTATCAATACAATTCTCTCTCTCAGCTACCATGATCTGCCTTACTACCTCAAGTCCTGTTTCTTGTACTTGGCCATTTTCCCGGAGGACTACACAATTAGATGTAGACCACTTACTCGGCTGTGGATTGCTGAGGGTTTTGTGAAAGCCAAGAAAGATGTAATGCTAGAAGATGTTGCAGAAGAATTCTTGACTGAGCTCATACACAGAAACTTAGTTCAAGTGTCTAAGGTATATGCTGATGGAAAAATTGAAAGTTGTCACATTCATGACTTGATACGTGAGATTATTCTCAAAAAGGCCGTGGAGTTGAGTTTTTGTTGTTTGATGACTGGAGAAGCCTCAAGTTTTGATGGAGGATTTAGGCATCTATCAGTTCATAATAGCTCATATAATGTTGTAAACATTATTGGTAAAACGTCGCACATCCGctccatttttctttacaaCTCTCAGATGTTTTTTCTGGA
Above is a genomic segment from Vitis riparia cultivar Riparia Gloire de Montpellier isolate 1030 chromosome 7, EGFV_Vit.rip_1.0, whole genome shotgun sequence containing:
- the LOC117917610 gene encoding disease resistance protein RPM1-like, whose product is MAEIAVNIVIDKLLPLLDQEATLLGGVHTQVEDIKTELLYIQAFLMDADAEVEKADVSQGLKTWIQDLRETAYSIEDVIDEYLLHLENPSEPHRFIGFLCKVGHLIKKLKQRREVASKIRDIQKKVVKLKEISSTYGFISSVQPGSGGRSTSAPWHDPRVTSLFIDDAEIVGIESQKRKLTSRLVEGTSKRTVISVVGMGGLGKTTLAKKVYDNKELVGYFDCSAWITVSQSFKKEELLLLRNMSKKFYQSRKEAVPEGLDTTDETSLITLTRGYLQDKRYVVVFDDVWKLDFWGIIKCVLPENGKGSRIIITTRNDEVASSCIESSFDYIHKLQPLSPKSSWELFCKKTFQGGCPPDLEKLSLDIVKRCGGLPLAIVAVGGVLSIKEKLIPEWKKFSDNLGSELQSNSHLESINTILSLSYHDLPYYLKSCFLYLAIFPEDYTIRCRPLTRLWIAEGFVKAKKDVMLEDVAEEFLTELIHRNLVQVSKVYADGKIESCHIHDLIREIILKKAVELSFCCLMTGEASSFDGGFRHLSVHNSSYNVVNIIGKTSHIRSIFLYNSQMFFLEKLASRFNLLKVLDLNDSGLDSFPENLGNLLHLRYLSLRNTKVRMLPRSIGKLQNLQTLDLKYSLVEDLPVEINRLKKLRNILAQNHDFDDDLGLLSVKGVHVKEGIGCLEELQKLSCVEANHGVGVIKELGKLRQLRKLSITKLTRENGKHLCASITNMNRLESLLISSLSENEILDLQYISHPPSCLSRLQLVGPLEKLPDWVSELQNLSIVNLYGSNLMNDPVQVLQALPSLQMLQLARASAVEELCFEATGFQKLKRLHLLYLMGVKRVKIENGALPLLEALLVGPCPQLEELPPGIRHLTRLTTLQFIHLQEGLKLSMIPSWGRNYKIVEHIPNVLFSGNGTQSLRELSDYKS